ATATGGGCGGCCTGGTAGTGAAGACGTCCACGCAGACGGCGTAGACGACCGCTCGGTAGCGGCGAAGGGGTGAAATGGAGTGCCATATTGCGGCTCGCGCGAGGCGATCCGTTGAACACGGATTTGCTGGCGTCACCAAGGTGTCGGGCGGACGTTCGTTGTTCACGCACAAATCTCCGGTCGCAAGGTAGAGCCGACCGTCACGACACCGATCAGGTGGAAGGACCAATCAACGGTCGCGCGACGGCGAGCATCGGTCGGTGACAAATGGCCGGTCGCAGGGTGGCAGTCGGCGGGGTGGTCGAGGTCGGGTCCTGAACGGGTACCGGCATTGCCGTCGGGCACGTGATCGGCGGAGTTCTTCGTCGGCAGGATTCGCCCAAGAGTGGACGCCTAAGAGTGGACAAGGGAGTCAGATGTACATATCGCACGAGTTCGGGGAACGACGTCGAGCGCTGCGGCACCCCGGCGGGGTGCCGTGATCGCCACCGCTCGCCAGGATCGCCTGTCCCTGCCCGCGATACCGGCGCTCCTGTGGGTCAGCTTTCGCAGGAGAGCCTCGCGGGTAGCCGCGGTACCGGTGCGCAGCGTGGCGACAACCGGGCGGGGTGTGCTCATGGCGGCCGCGGTGCTGCGATACGCCATCACGGACACCCTGTCGTTACGCCTCCCGTTCGGTGAACTGATCGTCCAGGCCTGGACGCTGTTCAAGGTGACCGCGACACCGGCGGTGCTCATGGCAATTCCGATCGGCGCCACCGTGTCGGTCGAAGTCTCTGGTCTTGTCAATCAGCTCGGCGCCAGCTCTCTTGCCGGCACTGCCAGTGCGGTAGGTGTGCTGCGGCAAGGGGCGCCTATCACCGCCGGCCTGTTGATGGGTGGCGCCGCCGCGTCGGCCATCGCGTCCGACCTCGGGGCCAGGGCGATTCGTGAGGAACTCGACGCGCTTCGTTCACTCGGCGTTGATCCGGTGCGGCGTCTTGTGGTGCCACGCTTTCTAGCGCTCATCCTCATCGCACCCGTGCTGTGCGTGATCATCATCGCATCGGCCGTCGCAGCCGCTTTCATTCTCGCGGTGACTGTGAGCGACGTGACCTCCGGCAGCTTCTGGATGACCTTCGGCGCATTCGCGAAAACCGTTGACGCATGGTTCG
The nucleotide sequence above comes from Mycolicibacterium moriokaense. Encoded proteins:
- a CDS encoding MlaE family ABC transporter permease, coding for MATARQDRLSLPAIPALLWVSFRRRASRVAAVPVRSVATTGRGVLMAAAVLRYAITDTLSLRLPFGELIVQAWTLFKVTATPAVLMAIPIGATVSVEVSGLVNQLGASSLAGTASAVGVLRQGAPITAGLLMGGAAASAIASDLGARAIREELDALRSLGVDPVRRLVVPRFLALILIAPVLCVIIIASAVAAAFILAVTVSDVTSGSFWMTFGAFAKTVDAWFAIGKTVIFGAIVAVISSLRGMEAKGGPRGVADAVNSSVVLNTVSIVVVNLAITQLQAMFFPMEVS